Genomic segment of Sphingomicrobium marinum:
CGACCGAACTTGGTCACAATGGCGGAAGCGCGATCGTCGCGACGATGGTAGGCGTGGGCCTGCTGGCGCTGGGGCATCGCCTGAACGAACTGGCCCGCGATTAGCTTGCCCCGCGCCGACCGCTCGCTTATTTAGGGCACACCATGGCACAGCATCATCACCATCACGCCAAAGGCCCCGACCTGAAGGACGCCGCGCGCGTCCAGATGATCGATGACGGCCACCAATGGACCGAAATGCGTGAAAGCGTATTCGATGCACTGGCGACGTTCGACCAACCGGCATCGGCCTATGACATCGCCGAGAAAGTCAGCCAGGCGCGCGGCAAGCGCGTTGCCGCCAACAGCGTCTATCGGATTCTCGACCTGTTCGTAGGGTCGAACGTGGCGCGGCGTGTGGAAAGCGCAAATGCCTATGTCGCCAATGAACATCCCGGCTGCCTGCACGACTGCATTTTCCTGATCTGCGACGATTGCGGGAAAGCGACCCATATCGACAATGACAAGATCGCTGGCGGCGTTCGCCATGCTGCCGAAGGCGCGGGCTTCAAGCCCCAGCGCCCTGTCATTGAAGTCCGCGGCCAGTGCGGCGACTGCGCGGAGTAGACAGGCACTCTTCCTAGACAGAAAAATGGCGGCCCGTCCTCTTGTAGGGGACGGACCGCCAAATGTGGCCGGACGCGGAGAGAGTGGGAAGCGCCCGGCCGGGGGGATCATTTTGCGCGTCGTGCCGCCGGCAACACCTTCGCCATCCTCGGCAAGGGCAAGATGGTCACGCCTACCTTTTGTTCAAGAGTTCCGAACAAGAAAATTTTTGAAAAGTGCGTCGATCGCTCTTAAATGGCTCGAATGACGCATTTTGCGCACCCAAACCTGGATGACGTTCCGCTGGCAGCTGTCTTGCATGCCTTGGCCGAACCGGCACGGCTGAAGATGATCGAGCGGCTCGACGCGGATCACAAGGCGGGCGGCGACGGGCTGTCGTGCGGCGCGGGCGCGTGCGAGGGCATGCCGCGCGCCACGATCTCCAACCATTTCTCGGTGCTGCGCGCCGCCGGGCTGGTCGAAGGCCGAAAGCAAGGCGTCGCGGTCATCCATCGCCTGCGCCGAGACGAGGTGGACAAGCGCTTTCCCGGGCTGCTCGATGCGGTACTATCGGCCGACGAGGTAGCCGCCTAGGCGGCGCGCGCGAACGCGGGCCGGTCTTTGCGTCCGCTCATGCTGTGACGCAGGCCAAGACGCGCAAAATCCCATTCGAAATTTTCGAGGCTGAGGAGGCCGCTGCACGGCAACGCGCCGGGCGGTGGTCGCTTGGCGTCGCGCCAGCGTCGGACCAGCAGCAGGGCGGCGATGATCGGGACGTTGGGACCTTGATTTGCATCGGCGTGCAGCATCCATTCGCGTGACACGGGATCGCCGTCACGGTCGATGCCGGATGCACGGACGACCATCGCGCCCTTGTCCGAACCGAAGGCACGGAAGCGCTCGGCGATGGCGAGCATCGGGCCCGCTAGCGGGCGTAGTGATTTTATCCAGCCCCACCACACCGGCAGGCTCATCAGCCACAGGCCGACGTGAAGCAGCGGCAATTCCAGCCCCGCGAAAAACTGCGCAGATCGGCGGGGGCGATAGCGCCGCACCAGCAAATCCTGCTCGGGAGTATCACAAATGCTTGCCCAGCGTTTTCCCGCCGGGCCGCAATCGACGCGATGCAGGTCGCCCCATCCGGGGAGCGATTGCCACTTGGAGTCTTTGAGGACGCGCACGGGCTGGCCGACATATGACAGGATCGCATCAACGACCGAGCGGCCGCGCGGTGCGCGATTGCCCGGAAAAATGCCGATCCATAGGTCGTCGATGGCGTGCCAGCCGCGCACCATTTCGTCGACCGCCGCATGGCTGAGTGCGGGAATGCTACTGGCGCCCGCGATGGCGCGCACACCCTTTCGCTTGGCGATTTCGTCCCAGCGCTGTTCGAAGCCGACGACCCAGTCGCGGCCGTCAGCAAGGTCGATATAATCGACGCCCACAGCAATGGCGGCCTCCAGAAGTGCGCTGTCGCTGCCCTGGAAAGGGCCGGCGCAGTCGATCAAAAGATCAATGCCCGCAAGATCGTCGGGCTTGGGCTCTTTGCGATCGAGCAGGCTGACGTCGCCGCCAATTTCCTTCGCCAGTCTTTCCAATGGCGCGGAAAGGCGCCCGCCAAGGTGCAACCGTACATCGCGCTCTTGCGCGGCAAGGCGCGCTAGGCGGGAGCCGAAAACGCCGCTGGCGCCGACAATCAGGACATCAAGCATCGCAAAACTCCGCCCGTTGGTAGACCAGTTCGCCAAACAATCTGTGGCGCACGGCGAGGACGAACTCGAACCGCCCGCCGCCAAGATCGCGATGCACGACCACGCACATGCCGGGCACCATCCAGCGCGGGAGCGGGCAGCGCTTGCCAAACAGCGAAATAAAATAGTCCTGCGCCACGAAGCGCAGCCCGTCGGGCATGACCTCGATGTCCAGTGCCATCGCGATCCCGCCGCCAATATATTCCTCAAGCCCGCTTTTGCCGGCGAAGCGCTTGGCGGACTGGATCAGCTGAGGCTTGGCCCGGCGACGGCCATAAAGGCGGTTCCAATATTGGCCCTTGCCTTGCCGGTCCTCGCTAACGGCGACGAGCGCCTCGATGTCCTCTTCTGCGGATAGAGGTAGGGGTGCGCCCACGGGACGGAGCAGTTGGGCAAGCAGCCAGCCAAGGCGCGACAGTCGGCATTCCACCACCTTGCCCCGGTAAAGAGCGACCGCGCCGCCTGCGAGCCGCTTGCCAAACCGGGCGCGCACGGCAGCAGGAAGACGAGCCCATTTGTCGTTGCCGATCAGGCGACGGAAGCGGGGATCCAGCAGCGGCGCGGGTTCCCGCCTGTGTTCCTGAAGCTCCAGTTTTTCTGCCGCATATGCCATTTTGTTTCCCCTTTAAATGGCGGCTATTCCTTCTTGCCCGGCAGGAAGCGCGTGACCTTCCCGCCCATCTTGATGAACGCCATGAGAGTCGATTTGGGCAGGCGCATCATTTCGTCATGCCAGCGGCTCATTGTGGTTACGAAGTCGAGCATCGCAACGAGGCGTTGCCGGGCGACCGGGCTGACTAACGGGTCGTCGGCGGCTTCCGACGAACAAGCGCGCAACGCTGCCTCGGCCGGATCAATCTCCCGCTGCTTGCGCCCCTTGGCGATGCGGGTGACCATCTCCCAGATGTCGGTCTCGGCAACGAAATGATCGCGCCGGTCGCCCGCGATGGGGACGCGGCTGATCAGCTGCCAATTTAGCAGTTCCTTGATTGAGTTGGAAACGTTGGAACGGGCAAGCCCAAGCAGGTCGGCAATCTCGTCCGCGGGCAACGGCTTTTCGCTCAGGTAGAGTAGCGCCTGGATCTGTGCGACCGACCGGTTGACGCCCCACTGGCCACCAAGATCACCCCAATGAAGAATGAAGCGCATAACTGAAGGAGGAAGGGGCTTATTCATATTCGAGACTTACGTTTCAGAAATTTCTGTCGTAACAGAAATAAACGATGCCTTACCCTCGATGTCAAGCTTTAAGCGCGTCGTAGGTCGCGCCTTCGCATTCGCACTATGCAACCGTCTGGACATTCAGGATTTTTTCGGCTGACACCAAGGAAGGTATTCACGTTCGCTTTAGGTAGCGTTAGGGAGGCGCAATGAATCAGCGACCCGAAACGCCTTTGCTCGACACTGTCGAGTACCCGTCCGACCTTCGCAAACTGGACAAGAGCCAGCTTAAGCAGTTCTGCGACGAATTACGCGCGGAGATGATTTCCGCCGTTTCGGTGACAGGCGGTCATCTTGGCGCAGGGCTGGGGGTCGTCGAACTCACGGTCGCGATCCACTACGTCTTCAACACCCCCGAAGACCGGCTGATCTGGGACGTCGGCCACCAATGCTATCCGCACAAGATCATCACCGGACGGCGCGACCGCATTCGTACGATACGGCAGGGCGGCGGCCTCAGCGGCTTCACCAAGCGCGCCGAGAGCGAATATGATCCGTTCGGCGCAGCGCATAGTTCGACGTCGATCAGCGCCGGTGTCGGGTTTGCCGTTTCCAACAAGCTGGCAGGCGCCGAAGGGCGCGTGATTTCGGTCATCGGCGACGGCTCGATGAGCGCGGGTCTCGCCTATGAAGCGATGAACAATGCCGAACAGGCGGGCAATCGCCTGGTCGTGATCCTCAACGATAACGACATGTCGATCGCGCCGCCGGTGGGCGGGTTGAGCCATTACCTGGCGCGGCTGGTGTCGAGCGAAACCTATCTCAAGACTCGCGATTTCGCTTCCCGACTGTTCAAACGCATCGGCAAGCGCGCGCACAAGGCGGCCGAGAAGGCCGAGGAATATGCGCGCGGTATGGCGACCGGCGGCACGCTCTTCGAAGAGCTTGGTTTCTATTATGTCGGCCCGGTCGACGGCCACGACATCGAGACGCTGGTCGACATCCTCGAAAATGTCCGCGACGCGAAGGAAGGGCCGATCTTGGTCCACGCCCGCACCGTCAAGGGCAAGGGCTATGCGCCCGCGGAAAACAGCGCCGATAAATATCATGGCGTCGCGAAGTTCGACGTCGTGTCGGGCGAACAGAAGAAGAGCGCGGGCGGACCACCGAGCTATACGAAAGTCTTTGCCAACGCGCTGATTGCCGAGGCCGAAAAGGACGACAAGATCGTCGGCATCACGGCAGCGATGCCCGGCGGCACCGGGATCGACGCGTTCAGTGAGGCATTCCCCGACCGCGCTTTCGACGTCGGCATTGCCGAACAGCATGGTGTCTGCTTCGCCGCCGGCCTTGCGGCGCAGGGGCACAAGCCGTTCGTCGCGATTTATTCGACCTTCCTGCAGCGCGCTTACGATCAGGTCGTGCACGACGTGGCGATCCAGAACCTGCCCGTGCGCTTCGCGATGGACCGCGCCGGGCTGGTGGGCGCCGACGGTTGCACTCATGCCGGTTCGTTCGACCTCGCCTATCTTTGCACGCTCCCCAATTTTGTGGTGATGGCGGCAGCCGACGAAGCGGAGCTCACCCACATGGTGCACACCATGGCACAGTATAACGATGGTCCCATTGCGGTGCGTTATCCGCGCGGCGCGGGCACGGGTGTCGACATACCCGCGCAGCCCGAACTGCTCGAGATCGGCAAGGGACGCATCATCAAGGAAGGCAAGACGGTCGCGATCATGAATTTGGGCGCACGCCTTGAGGAGTGCCGGAAGGCCGCCGAAAAGCTGGAAGCCAAGGGGCTCAGCGTCACCATCGCCGACATGCGTTTTGCCAAGCCGCTCGATGAACATCTGATCCGCAAACTCCTCTCGACCCACGAGGTCGCGGTGACGATCGAGGAAGCCGCGGTTGGCGGGTTCGGCGCGCATGTGCTGACCATGGCGTCCGACAAGGGGCTGACCGATAGCGGTGCCAAGGTGCGCACCATGCGCTTGCCCGATGTATTCCAGGACCAGGACACGCCCGACAAGCAATATGAGGAAGCAGGCCTTACCGCCGACGACATTGTCGAAACCGTGCTTGGCGCGATGCGCCACAACGACCTTGGCGTGGAAGGCGCGCGGGCCTGAGCGAACGCTTCACCATCGCTGGACGCCTCAAGGCCTTTGGCTTCGCGCTGAAAGGGCTCGCCGCGCTCTGGCAGGGTGAACCGACGACGCGTTTTCATGCCGTCGGGAGCATCGCGGCGATCGCTGCCGGTTGGTGGCTCGGGCTCGAACGCTGGGAATGGGCCTTCGTCGTCACGATGATCGGGCTCGTCTGGTTCGCCGAAGCCGTCAACACGTCGCTCGAGCGGCTCGCCGATGCGGTCACGCTGGAACATCATCCGCTCATCGGTCTATCGAAGGATGTCGCCTCCGCTGCGGTGCTGATCATCAGCATCACGGCACTATTGACGGGGCTGATCGTTTTCGGACCGTATCTTTGGACAATTTCCGGAAACTGAGCATTTGGACAGCGAAAGCCCGCAACTGACAGGATGGCGCCGCTGGCTGCAGCGGGTCATTGCGGTGCTCGCGATCGTCCTGGCCATCGCCGCCGTGCTGCCCTTCTGGCAGGTCGATCATTGGTGGGTGCGCGTCCTCGATTTCCCTCGGCTACAGCTCGGGCTTGCCGGTCTGGTGCTGCTCTTGCTGCTGGCGCTGCTTGCGGCCCGCTATCGGGGGCGGCGGTTCCTGCTAATTGGTAGCACGCTGGCGGCTGCCAGCCTGTTCCAGCTCAGCCATGTCCTGCCCTACTTCGCCCCCATGCCCAAAAGCGTGCGGGACATGGGCGCGCGCTGCGACGGCCAGACGGTGACCCTTCTCGGCCTCAACGTGCTGATGGACAATCGCGATTATGCGCGATCGCTGGCGCTAATCGAAGCCGTGGACGCCGATATCGTGCTGCTGACCGAGATGGATGCCGCATGGGAAGGAGCAATGGCACCGCTAGACGGCCGCTATCCGCACCGTCTGGGCCGCGCGCTCCCCAACAGATATGGAATGCATCTCTATTCCAAGCTGCCGTTCGAGGGGCAATTGCTGGCACGGCTCCAGCCCAATATCCCCTCGATCCGGGCGCAAATGCGACTGGCGAACGGCGAGACGTTTGCATTGCACGGGGTGCATCCCGAGCCACCGCACCCGGGCGAAGATAGCGGCGAGCGGGATGCCGAGCTGGTGCTGGTCGGGCGCGAGGTGCGCGAAGATGGCGGCGCAGCAATCGTATTCGGCGACCTCAACGATGTCGCCTGGTCGGAAACCAGCCAATTGTTCCTCGAGGTCAGCGGCATGAGCGATCCACGCGAAGGTCGGCGGCTGATGCCGACCTTTCATGCCGATTACCCCTTCATGCGCTGGCCGCTCGATCACCTGTTCGCGAGCGAGCATTGGGCGCTCGCCAGCATGGAGCGGCTCGACGACGTCGGGTCGGACCATTTCCCGGTCCATTTCACCCTTTGCCTCCGGCACGATCCCGAGCGCCGGCTGGTAACGCCGCAAGCCGACGCGGATACCGAAGCCAAGGCGAATGAACAGCTTGGCGAAGGACTCGAAGAAGCGCGCTCGGGCGATGGCGAAAACTAGGGCTGACCAACTTCTCGTCGACCGCGGGCTGGTGGAGAGCCGGTCCAAGGGGCAAGCGCTGATCCTTGCCGGCAAGGTTTTCTCGGGCGAGCGGAAGGTCCTCAAGGCCGGTGAGCAGCTTGCCGCGGATGCGCCGCTCGAAGTACGCGGGCCCGATCATCCCTGGGTCAGCAGGGGCGGGATCAAGCTCGATCACGGACTAACGGAATTCGGTTTCGACGTCGCGGGCAAGGTGGGGCTCGATGTCGGATCGTCTACCGGCGGATTTACCGACGTGCTGCTCACGCGCGGTGCACGCATGGTCTTCGCTATCGATGTCGGAACCAATCAGCTGGCCTGGAAACTGCGCGATGACGATCGCGTGATCGTCCACGAAAAGACCAATGCGCGGACTCTCACCACCAAGACCGTTACCGAGGCGCCGCAGATCGTCGTGTGCGACGCGAGCTTCATTGCTTTGCACAAAGTGCTCGACGCGGCGCTCGATCTGGCAGCGCCCGGTGCCGAGCTGGTCGCGCTGGTCAAACCGCAATTCGAGGCAGGGCGCGAAGAAGTCGGCAAAGGGGGCGTGGTGCGCGACCCTGCGGTGCACGAACGTGTTTGCCGCGAAGCAACCGACTGGGTCACGTCCAAAGGCTGGACAGTGCTTGGCGTGGAACGAAGCCCAATCACTGGGCCTGAAGGCAACGTGGAATTCTTGCTTGGAGCACGAAAGGAATAGGCATGACAGTCACACGCGATGATCGCGGCATCTGGAAGAAGGCGCTCTGGCTGGTGCCGTTGATCGTGATTGGCGGGAGCCTTTCGGGCATCGGCTTCGGACCGGACGAGTGGTATCAGCAGCTTCAGAAGCCTTCCTTCCAACCGCCTTCCTACCTGTTCGGCATCGTCTGGCCCGCGCTCTACACGATGATGGCATTGGCGCTGGCAACGGTGCTCAACGAGCCAGAAACTCCGGAACGGCGAACCGCGATCATCCTGTTTATTGTGCAACTGATGCTGAATTTCGCGTGGTCGTACGTCTTTTTCGGCGCCCGCGCGATCGAGTTTGCGAGCTGGCATCTGGCGGCGATCCTGCTGGTGGCAGCGCTGACGGCGGGCAAATTCTATCGCATCCGCCCCCTAGCGGGCTGGCTGATGGTACCTTATCTTGCATGGCTGACATTTGCGTTCGTCCTCAATCGGACGATCGTCGCATTGAACCCGGGGGCGGGTGCACCGCTCTTCGGCTAGGAGGAAAACAGTTATGCAGAGCCAGAACCGCGTGCTCGACGATATCGTCAAGATGGTCAACGGCGCCGCCGGCACCTTTGCGGGCATGGGCCGTGAGGCCGAAGCGAACATGCGCGAAAAAGTGCGTGAATGGGTCGGCGGCATGGACTTCGTAAGCCGCGAGGAATTCGAGGCGGTCAAGGAAATGGCGATCAAGGCGCGCGAGGAGAATGAAGAGCTCAAGGCGCGTCTCGAAGCGATGGCGGCAACCAGAAAACCAGCCGCGAAGAAAGGCACAGCCAGGAAGTCGTGACCGAGGAATTCGACGCGGCGGGAAGCGAAGAGGGTCCTGCCGTTGACATGTACGAAGCCTATTTCGAAGCGCGCGGCTGGGCCTTCGAACGCCTCAACGACGGCGAAGTCGTCGGCTCGGCGCAAGGAAGCTGGGCGCAATATGAAATGCGCGCCGTCTATCGTCCCGAAGATGGCGTCATCCAGTTCCTCGCCTTCCCCGATATCAAAGTGACCGAAGAAAAGCGAAGCGCGGTGCATGAAGCGCTCGGGCTGATCAACGAGCAGCTCTGGCTTGGTCATTTCGAATTCTGGAGCCAGGCGGGGATTATCGTCTTCCGGCAGGCAAGCCTGGTCGACCAGAGCGGAACCATTACGCTGGCCGAAGCCGAGACCACCAGCGAAGCGGCGCTCGAAGAATGCGAGCGTTTTTACCCGGTCTTCCAGTTCGTGCTGTGGGGCGGGAAGAGCCCCAGCGAAGCCATCGCCGCAGCGCTGATCGACACGCAGGGCGAGGCCTGATGCTGCCAGAGACAAGTTGGTTCGTGGGCTGCGGCAACATGGGCGGCGCAATGGTCGAAGGCTGGCGCAAGGCCGGCGTCGACCTGTCCGGCATGACTGCGGTTAGCCCCTCCGGGCGCGATATCCCGGGGCTCAGGGTGGTGACCTCCATTCCGGACGGTGAACCCAAGTGGTGCTTCCTCGGCTTCAAGCCGCAGATGATCGACGCGGTCGTGCCCGATCTCGAGCCGCATGTCGGCAGCGATACCGTGCTGTTGTCCATTCTTGCAGGCGTGGAACTGGACAGCCTGCGCGCGAAGTTTCCGCGCACCAAGGCAGTGGTGCGATTGATGCCCAACCTGCCGGTCAGCGAGGGCGAAGGGGTGACGGCGTTGCTTAGCGATGACGCCGATGCCGCGACGCGCGGCGCGATCCAGGCACTGCACGAAAAGCTTGGGTTCGCGCCATGGTGCAAGAGCGATGACGAATTGGTGCTGATGAGCGCGATCGCGGGATCCGGTCCGGCTTATGTGGCGCGTTTTGTCGATGCATTCGCGGTGGTCGGCCGCGAATTGGGTCTCGATAAAGACGTGGCGGACAAGCTGGCCTTGGAAACGGTCGCGGGCACCGGCCTCATGGCGCGAAAGTCGGGGGGGGGCATGCGCGATCTTGCGAAGCGTGTCGCCAGTCCCGGGGGCACAACGGAGGCCGGCCTTAAGGTGCTCGATGCTGATGACGGGATCGTCGCGATGGTGCGCGAGGTCGTGGCGGCCGCGCGGCGGCGCTCCGATGAAATGGCGGCCGCCGCGCGCGATTGACCGCGCCCGCGCGCTGGCCTAGGCCACGCCCAAATCAAAAATGAAGAAAAACGCTTTGGAGAGTGTGTCTTGCAGCCTTTCGATGATCGCGATGGTCTTATCTGGTTTGACGGGGAGTTGATCCCGTGGCGCGATGCCAATGTCCACATGCTCACCCATGCAATGCATTACGCGTCGAGCGTATTCGAAGGGCAGCGTGCCTATAACGGCGAAATCTTCCGGCTGACCGATCATTCGAAGCGGCTCAAAAGGTCAGCGGAAATCCTCGACATGGAAATCCCTTATACGGTCGAGGAGATCGACCAGGCCTGCCGCGATGTCCTCAAAGCCAACGACTTGACCGATGCCTACATGCGTCCGCTGGCATGGCGTGGTTCGGAGCAGATGGGCGTTTCGGCCCAGAACGCCAAGATTCACCTCGCTATCGCGGCGTGGGAATGGGGCAAGTATTTCGACGAGGAAAAGGCCGAAAAAGGGATTCGCCTCGACATCGCGCCCTATCGTCGTCCCGCGCCGCATACAGCGCCGGTGCACTCGAAAGCCGCAGGGCTGTACATGATCTGCACCATCTCGCGGCACCAGGCGCAGGCCAAGGGCTATGACGATGCGTTGATGTTCGATTGGGAAGGGCGCGTCGCCGAAGCGACCGGTGCCAACGCCTTTTTCGTCAGGGACGGAAAGCTCTACACGCCCATCGCGGACGTCTTCCTCAACGGCATTACGCGCCAGACGGTGATCGAATTGGCCAAGAAGCGCGGCATCGAAGTGATCGAGAAGCGTATCTGGCCAGAAGAATTGGATGATTTCGAGGAGTTCTTCCTCACCGGCAGCGCCGCCGAGGTGACGTTCGTAGCCGAGGCGGGTCCATGGCGTTTCACTCCGGGCGATATCTCGCGCCGGATGCGCCAGGATTATGACGATCTCGTCAACCAACGTACGGTAAACTGTTGATTTACCGTAACGGTTTGGTCTTTGCGATGAATCTGGTGTAAGCGCTTCGCGTGGACCGTCGGAACCGATCCGGCGGAAGAGGCGAGTGTGGATATTGTCGCAGCAGAACGACGCCCTTGGCGTAACGCACGGTGATGGACCCAGGCCGAGAAAGGCCGAGCGACAGATCAGCCTGAATGACATATTCAGTCTGAGGCGGCCGCGGGATTTGATGATGCAGGCCGTGCGCGCGCAGCAGATCGATACGATCCTGCGCCTCGCACCGGTGACCATCGCAATCCAGCTATTGTGCGGCGCAGTCCTGCTCGCGGCCTTGTCCTCCAGTGTCGATAGCCGCGAACTGCTGGCCTGGTTCGTCGTAGCCGGCGCCATCTGTGCGGTGCGTGTCGGACGCGCCTGGAGGCTTCGAAGCGATGCCGAATATGAAAGCCGTGCTCCTGCCACCTTCTTGTCGGCGACCCTGACGGTCGGTTTGCTTTCGGTTTTCTGGCTGGTCCCGCCGATCCTGTGGTTCGATGATGCCACTTCATCTTCGCAGCTGCTGATGGCCGTGGTCAGCGCGGTGCTGGTAAGCGCGGGATCGTTGACCTTTATCAGCGTGCCGCCCGCAGCGTTGGCCTACGTCACGGTGACGCTCGCCAGCACGCTCATCATCGCTTTGAAGCTTGAAAACATGCCGATGGCGGCGCTGACTATTGTCTACGGCCTTGCCGTCATCATTGCGATCATCGCTTCGGCGCGACAGTTTATCGCCAAGACGCGCGCCTCCATCGCGCTCGAAGAGCAAAGCGAAATCATCACGATATTGCGCGAGTTCGAAGCGTCCGGCTCGGGCGGGCTCTGGGAGCTCGACCATCAGATGCGCCTCGTCAAGTTGAGCGAGGATCTGGCCAGCCAGATCGGTGCGAGCGCATCGAGCCTGATCGGCATACAGGTGCGCAGCCTGCTCGACCCGCTTAACCGTGTCACCGATCTTTCGAGCGGGATGCAGGACCTGTTCCGGCACCTGCACGAAGGTACGCCGTTTCGAGACATTGCGATCCCGGGTGTCCGCACCGACCGCTGGTGGGCGGTCAGCGGGCGCCCAACCCGTGATAGTGGTGGCCGTGTTATCGGCTGGCGCGGGGTCGCATCGGACATCACCGATGTCCGCCTCACCGGTATCGATAGCGTCCGCGAGGCGCGGCGCGACCCGCTGACCGGCATCGCTAACCGGCTATTGCTGCGCGAACTGCTTGAGGAAATGATCCTCGAAAACCTCGATGACGCCGATCGCGGGGCGCTGCTGATGGTCGACCTGGATCGATTCAAACTGGTCAATGACACGATGGGGCACGCCATTGGAGATCGCTTGTTGTGCGAAGTGGCCAGGCGTTTCGAAGACGTAGTAGGCGATGAAGGGCATGTCGGCCGCTTGGGCGGCGACGAATTCGCCGTGGTCTGGCACGGCTCCAATGACGAGGAGACGTTGCGCGGTCTCGCTGGGCGTCTGATCGAGGAAGTCTCACGCAGCTTCAAGGTCGGCGGGGCAACGCTCAATATCGGCGCGACCGTCGGCATCGCGGCAGGCGGGCGTGATGGCAAGCGCGAAAGCAATCTGATGCGTGCAGCCGATCTTGCGCTCTACCAGGCCAAGCGCAGCGGTCGCGGCAAATATGCCTTCTTTACCCAGAAGATGCTGACGGCCGCGGAAGATTCGCGCCTTCTTGAAAACGACGTGCGCGATGCGCTGACCAAGCGCACCATGCACATCGCCTATCAGCGGATAGTCGATAGCAAGACGCACGAGACGGTTTGCCGTGAAAGCTTGCTGCGATGGGACCATCCCACGCGCGGCTCGATTTCGCCGCAGAAATTCATTCCGATCATCGAGGATGTCGGCCTGATCCATCAGATTGGTGCGTGGGTATTGCAGCGCGCCTGCAAGGAAGCGATGAGCTGGCCGGACAAGGCCCGGGTGGCTGTGAACGTGTCGGCAGCCCAATTGGAAGGCGAAGGCCTTGAAGAGGTTGTGCGCGAGGCGCTCGAAAGCAGTGGGCTCGATCCCGACCGGCTCGAACTTGAAGTGACGGAATCGATATTCATCGGTGAAGACGCCGACATGCTGGATTCGCTCGAACGGCTGCGCAAGCTGGGCGTTCGCCTGGTGCTCGACGATTTCGGCAAGGGTTATAGTTCGCTTGGCTATCTGAGCCGCGCGCATTTTTCCAAGATCAAAATCGACAAGGATTTCGTCCACGGCGCGGCGCGCGGCGAGCGGGATCGGCTGGCGATCGTGCAGGCCATCCTGGCGCTTTCCGAAGGACTTGGCATCGAAACGACCGCAGAAGGTGTCGAGACCGAACAGGAGATCGACATGCTGACGGCGATGGGCGTGACCCAGCTACAGGGATACTATTTCGGGCGACCCGAAAGCATCGAGCCGGACAGCGTGCCCGAGCGGCGATTGGTCCGCCAAAAGGCGAGC
This window contains:
- a CDS encoding TlyA family RNA methyltransferase, with product MAKTRADQLLVDRGLVESRSKGQALILAGKVFSGERKVLKAGEQLAADAPLEVRGPDHPWVSRGGIKLDHGLTEFGFDVAGKVGLDVGSSTGGFTDVLLTRGARMVFAIDVGTNQLAWKLRDDDRVIVHEKTNARTLTTKTVTEAPQIVVCDASFIALHKVLDAALDLAAPGAELVALVKPQFEAGREEVGKGGVVRDPAVHERVCREATDWVTSKGWTVLGVERSPITGPEGNVEFLLGARKE
- a CDS encoding TspO/MBR family protein, whose amino-acid sequence is MTVTRDDRGIWKKALWLVPLIVIGGSLSGIGFGPDEWYQQLQKPSFQPPSYLFGIVWPALYTMMALALATVLNEPETPERRTAIILFIVQLMLNFAWSYVFFGARAIEFASWHLAAILLVAALTAGKFYRIRPLAGWLMVPYLAWLTFAFVLNRTIVALNPGAGAPLFG
- a CDS encoding accessory factor UbiK family protein, whose amino-acid sequence is MQSQNRVLDDIVKMVNGAAGTFAGMGREAEANMREKVREWVGGMDFVSREEFEAVKEMAIKAREENEELKARLEAMAATRKPAAKKGTARKS
- a CDS encoding type III secretion system chaperone family protein, whose protein sequence is MYEAYFEARGWAFERLNDGEVVGSAQGSWAQYEMRAVYRPEDGVIQFLAFPDIKVTEEKRSAVHEALGLINEQLWLGHFEFWSQAGIIVFRQASLVDQSGTITLAEAETTSEAALEECERFYPVFQFVLWGGKSPSEAIAAALIDTQGEA
- a CDS encoding pyrroline-5-carboxylate reductase family protein, whose amino-acid sequence is MLPETSWFVGCGNMGGAMVEGWRKAGVDLSGMTAVSPSGRDIPGLRVVTSIPDGEPKWCFLGFKPQMIDAVVPDLEPHVGSDTVLLSILAGVELDSLRAKFPRTKAVVRLMPNLPVSEGEGVTALLSDDADAATRGAIQALHEKLGFAPWCKSDDELVLMSAIAGSGPAYVARFVDAFAVVGRELGLDKDVADKLALETVAGTGLMARKSGGGMRDLAKRVASPGGTTEAGLKVLDADDGIVAMVREVVAAARRRSDEMAAAARD
- a CDS encoding branched-chain amino acid aminotransferase → MQPFDDRDGLIWFDGELIPWRDANVHMLTHAMHYASSVFEGQRAYNGEIFRLTDHSKRLKRSAEILDMEIPYTVEEIDQACRDVLKANDLTDAYMRPLAWRGSEQMGVSAQNAKIHLAIAAWEWGKYFDEEKAEKGIRLDIAPYRRPAPHTAPVHSKAAGLYMICTISRHQAQAKGYDDALMFDWEGRVAEATGANAFFVRDGKLYTPIADVFLNGITRQTVIELAKKRGIEVIEKRIWPEELDDFEEFFLTGSAAEVTFVAEAGPWRFTPGDISRRMRQDYDDLVNQRTVNC
- a CDS encoding putative bifunctional diguanylate cyclase/phosphodiesterase → MMQAVRAQQIDTILRLAPVTIAIQLLCGAVLLAALSSSVDSRELLAWFVVAGAICAVRVGRAWRLRSDAEYESRAPATFLSATLTVGLLSVFWLVPPILWFDDATSSSQLLMAVVSAVLVSAGSLTFISVPPAALAYVTVTLASTLIIALKLENMPMAALTIVYGLAVIIAIIASARQFIAKTRASIALEEQSEIITILREFEASGSGGLWELDHQMRLVKLSEDLASQIGASASSLIGIQVRSLLDPLNRVTDLSSGMQDLFRHLHEGTPFRDIAIPGVRTDRWWAVSGRPTRDSGGRVIGWRGVASDITDVRLTGIDSVREARRDPLTGIANRLLLRELLEEMILENLDDADRGALLMVDLDRFKLVNDTMGHAIGDRLLCEVARRFEDVVGDEGHVGRLGGDEFAVVWHGSNDEETLRGLAGRLIEEVSRSFKVGGATLNIGATVGIAAGGRDGKRESNLMRAADLALYQAKRSGRGKYAFFTQKMLTAAEDSRLLENDVRDALTKRTMHIAYQRIVDSKTHETVCRESLLRWDHPTRGSISPQKFIPIIEDVGLIHQIGAWVLQRACKEAMSWPDKARVAVNVSAAQLEGEGLEEVVREALESSGLDPDRLELEVTESIFIGEDADMLDSLERLRKLGVRLVLDDFGKGYSSLGYLSRAHFSKIKIDKDFVHGAARGERDRLAIVQAILALSEGLGIETTAEGVETEQEIDMLTAMGVTQLQGYYFGRPESIEPDSVPERRLVRQKAS